The genomic window ttgatGCGATCTTAAAAGAGCCTTCGGATCATTCTTTTAATAATACTTTTGATGATCAGCTAATAGGGAATTGTCCTCGAATAAACTCGACGTATTGGCAAAAGATTTTTAAAGCGCTAAAGATGGTTAAGACTCCTGAGCGCTATATATCGCTTTTGATAGATTCAAACGAAAACTGTACgaaatttttagaacatttaCTTTCTTTATCTAATCAAAGTACCTTGGTGTTTAATCTTTTATTGGAAGTGCATCTATTTGAATGGCAAAAAGGAAGAAGGAGTGCCCcagatataataaaattattagaaaactaCGGTACTGGTTATTCCGAGCAAATTGTGATTTCATTTGTGAACTATTCATTCTGGCCTGGTATTATATACCTGCATGAGAAATACAAGAAGatgaaattgtctttaaaatactgtGTTAAGTACTGTGATTTCAATATACCTTTTAAATTCGAGAAAGAGTCGTACATTATTGGTCCAAATATGATGATGCAGGCATTCGATGTCATAAACTGCAGTTCccaaattaaaattgattttgttgataaaataattgGGACGATGTTGAGTGAGAGAAACCAAGCAATGCTGCAAGTAGCTCAAGGAATTTccattcgaaaaaattataaggtaGTTCACATAAAGAAACTATTTTGCACCAATAAATccgaaaatgataataaatctaagtataaaataaagcctTTGGTCTTCTGTTTGAAGTCTTTAAATGCTTACCTTTTAAAGTTTAGAACGTGTCCCGTTGAATTTAGGGAGAATATCTGTGTTATTTGCAAATGCAGCTTGACCCTACCTGCAATTTATTTCTTGTGTCAGCACGCTTTTCACGTAGGATGTGTTGAACATAATTTATATGGCAATACATGTCCCTTCTGCCTACCGCAAGAAGATAATCAGTGAACTAAACGTACCTACGTTATGGACATACGTATGAATAATAAAGATATTTGGTTTATTTACTTATAAGTCGATATTCTACAGAATTAAACAAGTGAATGCCTTcacaatatgtacatatatcaaatGTTCCTGCTTTAGATAACATTTAAGTCCCTCACAAAGATTTATAGGTAATACAATtggtttatatgtacataatttaataaatcaagGAGTTATGTTTAGTAGTGGCATAACTACTTGAACTGATGTGAACTGTAAAATAAGGCAACAGGCGTCACAAAAAATATGGAATATTGTCTGGACTTAAAATTGCAATGCACATTTAGCAAAGCAAGCTGAAAATTACGTCGCTGTATTCTAATTCTATAAAATGTCCCTTatttatgttatatatatacatatatatatgtatacattaattaacataatattttagtttttctacgAACATGacaatcaatttttattaaattgaacGCGTCCGTTTTCGATTTGTTATCTCTTGAGGtataattttgtgaataattttaagttttaacataaattaaatatattaatacctATGAAATTGGAGCAAGTCAATAAACCAACCGTTtagctacatatgtacatatgaatgtgtatgaaaaaaccaaatatgtGATTCAATAGCATGGTGTAATTAGAAATGGGTAAGTAGATCTTTACACGAGAGTACGACTCAACACTGCCTTAcacaaaatgtatttatttgtggAGAACTATGCAGAATTTCAAAGACACTTCCCTTTTTGAGTACGAAACGAagaataatttagttttgtttagaGTCAAATAAACAGTTTATTTTGTAtacatgaaattgaaattaaaaaagttaaactaaTTGATATATAGTagctatgcaattttttattaaagtttttcgCATTAAGAGTAAAGAAGAATTCTTCTCCAACACAAATTGGTTTGAACaaagtttgcttttttaaaaaaggtcAGCTGATGACTGAACCATGGCAGCTGGGTCCAcataccggaatgactcggatttTTCCCGACCAGGCCTTGTCTAGAGCTCTGAACCTCACCCCCCGTTTATCGTCAGTGGTGCAGCTCCATTCAACAAGGCTGTTGctaatacttctcctcaggacCTAACCCTGGACCCGAAGTTGACTTCTGCTGCATTTGCCAAATACGACTCCACGTAAACTCGACATAGGTAAGATGCAACCAATGCAACGGATGgtgccaccttaagacctgctcaggcctttaGACACAttgggagtggtccacacggtttGTGACAATATATTGCACCTGCTGATGTCGAGatcgaaatttttcatatttttatcccCTGTCATCTGCTGCCCGGCTGGTTATTACCCTGAAGTTGGTGCAATCGCAATGGCTACCAAAatccaaaaccgcaacaaggtctTCAAATCGCTAACCGGCAGCACTTGGAGCAAAGACAAAGGAATCTTGCTGTCGACATTCAAAGCAATTGGCCAGTCGGTGCTAAATTACTCTGTGCAAGTCTGGTCacctggtactagtgattcgcagtggatgaAGCTGCCAAAATACTGTTATCACGACATGCCCTGCAACACCCACATAATGAGGCATCAAGGCTTCCTattaaggagcacaacaaaattcTCAGCAAGCAACTCTTCATAGGAAATTACCACGCGAATCAACCATGCAggccgtttccacgacagtggGTTCTACCTTACCgaacaacccggatttatatccggccaaggattgtcactccaacagcattccccgtatgtaagtatggggaatgttatgCTGCTACAATCATGCAGGCATTTGCTACAGCTTGAGACACTTCTCAGGCGAATCAGGAGACATCTCTTCAACTATACCGACGAGGTCTAGgacaaaacacaactgcaaCTACTGGTCCGGACAGTATATAAGTATAGACAGACATAGGGAaactcttaccaccttcctaaactcccaaTCCCTGATTTCCGTTGTCGGAGCCCAATCACGACCTATTGCAGACAAAGAGCTTTTACTGCCTCATAGCGCGTTCCTATGGTTCAATTAcgatctggatattgtagcaggttaaattcctatttatacaaaaaccaccccgacatactcaatatatatcCGGCATGTAAAGGCACATCGCAATATATTAACGACCTAATCACATGCCCTCTCAAACCCAATCACTTAACCCCCAATTTGTTCTAGTATGAATAAAAACGAGAAATAAAGTGCAATAACAAAAGGAAATAATAttacaaattagtttttaattataaattttttattaaaactatttaaatttctaGCACGTTGGGTTACcactttataaatttaataaacactAGTGACGAAacacaaatttgatttttaattggcTAGATATGCATTTCAATCACCTCTACCAAATATTGGAAAGCGGAATTGTTTAGTCTATAGTACTTCTCAACCTGTAAAGGTGGAAAATTGACGGtcacttcaataaatattttattttagtatccACGGGGGCTATTACAGTTTAAGTGAGTATTTTTCATGACGAATATGCCTTGAAACGTTTTGTTCCTTTGCATAACGCTTTAACTCATTAGTTTCATCCTTTCTAAGAAGCTttctttatttaggaaccagtattaacatcgataataatgtcagccttgaaattcagCGCAGAATATCTTGCCAACAAGTTATACTTTAGACTGAgtactgagtagtaaagtcctccctcgacgaacaaaactaacactttataaggctctacCCATGTTCGCCCTATCGTACGGCGCAGAACTTGGACGGTTTCCAATATCCGATCCAGCGTCGCTTCGAGTGTTtgcgagaaagattctgcggaagatttttggacctttgcacattggtggcggcgagtatcgcaggtgatggaacCGTGagttgtatgagttttacgaggGCATCGACAAAGGGCAgagaataaaaatccagcgtctccgttggttgggtcatgccgtccggatggatacaaacgctccggtaccagctggtggtacgAGCTGGCTGACAAGGGTCAGTGAACCATATGCCAATTCTGTGCAGATGATTTCACAATTTGtagtgacctgtgagaatgGCGGTTTTTTCTTAGGGTTATGAGTTGTCTGAACATTCTTTGAATATACTTGGTGGTATGGCGTAACCCCATCATTTGGTGCCAGCTCACATCTCTAAGCCTTAGTTCTTTACTTCTAAGCTTCTCCTTGTTGACGTGTTGTCGcatagcaaggaagggctcgAGCCCTATTAATAGCCTCTAGCCACGGCATCCACTACTTCGTTCCCACTTAATCACATGTGTCCTAGGGCGCGTATGAGCCGGATGTGATTGTGCACTCCTAGAAAATTCAATTTCACCATGTACTCAAGGGCTAGTGATGACAACGCcttgagtgccgcctgactgtcgcTTAGAaggcaattcgctcattcccGAGGCTTCTAAGTCAATCTCTTTTGGATCTATATATTCCAGCGCCTATCCATTCTGGTGTTTGATATGTAGGTCAGTGTTAGACAGTCTCGCATTATTCCCAAAAGGTGTgataaacttataattaaatcTCTGCCTTACTGTAATATCATCAGCCGCCGAGGTCTTGTAGAGATAACGGAACTAACAGTCCACCTTATGGATTGCTGGATAAACAAGTGTTTAGCTAGTTTCCAATCCGATTGGGTCGTTGAGAACACAGTAAAGGACTCTAGGATTTGAATTAAGGCTCCCGAAAAATGTCTAGCCAGTAACACGTATGCTCTGTCTTCCTCATTGCACGTATATCCGCAATCTATATCTGTGACACTTCATTTAATGCCAACTTCTCCTTAGTCATAGTTTTGCGGACCCTAGGCGCAACTGGGCTTGAGGTGATTTCTTCGGAAATGTTCCTAAAGCTACCTGTATTTGCTTTCCTAATGTCTTTGCTATATATGGTCGGAATATTAGAATATTCCTACCAGCTCCCAGTGACAAGTCTAGGTGCGAAGTTGGAAATCCACTCTGCGATCTTCTCGTCCTTTCAGTAAGCAAGTAGAAGACCCGGCCTGTAGGAAACTCCGTAAAAGGACAGCGGGAGCGGGTAAGTCCAACCTTTAAAGGCCTCATTATGCCTTCTTGAAGCACAGTGAGATCGTCTGGTTCTAGCGTCTCAGCAGGAGAGTTTTTAAGCAGCACCGTCAAACGATTGACGGAAACCATCGAACAAGGTTTTGTGAAAGGGCTCTAAGTCTTAATCAAAGACTTCATTTCCGTCCCCGTTGCCAGGGGGTTCGTGGTCTGCCTACATTACATCCTGTCCGTTGGAAGGGCTTCCATCGCAGCACCTCAGACGATGTTGTCTGCACTCTTCCTCGGGGTGTGGCCAATGCAATGCTGTTTCCTTCTGCGGCGATTATATTTCACAAGTGATACAAATTATCCACGTTTTCGAAAGCCTGCGCACCCACTCATAAAGAATCTGAATCAGGTAAATGCTTTTGTCTTTCCTGCTTGCTTTGCTTGTTtcactttttcaaaattgatgAACAGCAGGCGAAGCTTGGAGTTATGCTCAGTGCATTGTTTTATGACAATACAGAGTGTGTTGATATTGTCTGCACAGGAAATATAACTATCAAATCCAGCTTGACATAAACTAATCGATGCTTGAAGGTAGAATTTTAACCGGCATAAtgcgcatgagcaagataacgacacattttttggtgcgtgcagccggctacatcgaattataagacgttatcacacgtcaaaaaaaaagttggcatAATTTAGTGCCTCCAACTGAGCAGGGAGAACGAGTTCACGTCGGGAAGGAGGAAAAAGAGCGTGCTCTAGGCTAAGGTcgtagatgaagtaaaaaaagttaataaagatttaaaaatagatagaaacattcgaaaatgagaataaaatatatcctcgggaaacgattttattgtttcaaaaaaaagacttatttttaggtattttccgttttgatattaaacttttgacaagatatgtccttcttttaagctttacacggtttttttttcttaaatttaataaaagactatcggttttttcctcacatacatcgtccatgaccaaacttagtaacaattccattttactgcacagcgcgttcataaatgcaaccaatctatttgcaatttttcaacaaatctatcagttgcatgaattgtcacattgacagtgctgccagcgctgcaagtactgcgcattataatACGTTTCTGAACATAGCCTAAATTTCCGTCCATCTGATATCAGTACCCTTATATGCTATTAGTTTGTTTGACTCCGCAAAATGGGCGCTGATATACATACTACACATAAAGATCAGTGCGgaccatggcagccggttctacgttaccggaatgactcgggtttttaccgaccaagggctgccaccCCAGTAAACAaaccctgtctagtgtaccgtaccccacccccaatctttcgtcacaggagcaatcccTTGCAGCAGGCTTGCTCAAAAtacttcttgttgttgtagcagtaactttgccctgtcagggtagtgtaatcaccggtcgtcttcgtctagctcatctaacggtaggcccaggaatcTAGCGGCTtggacgggttgggtccagagagagAGGGGTGTTGGATGAgtgagtttgatggggcatgtgaaaaggtggttagagTCGTGCGGGGTGCCCTCACATCCCGGAcatatgtcggggtcgattctggataagtaggagtttaacctgctacagtatccagaacgtaattgtgccaaggttacgcgggattCTCGGGGGATTTTGAGCgcttcgtctgcgattggtggtgattggactccgataacggcattcgggggtccgGAGCTTAAAAaagtggtaagggtctcccgatgaatgtcgtttatggcctgtctgtacactgtccgatccagtaactgtctgtctgttttgtcttggATCTCGCCCGCGTAATTAAGGAAATGCCTCCTGACATGCCTGGGAGGCAGCTCAGGGGGAGGTGGGGTTGtcgcttgacctcctttgtccaggtggtgaaaatggtcgccgtggatttaatGGGGAAAAGTTGTAAGTTCCTCTCAGTGAAGAAGCGaaaaaggcgggcgaggtagtcgtttacctagGAGCATAGGTCACCATTGTCATTGcctgacgccattatcgtgcagtcgtcggcgtaggagaccagggagactccctctggcgGCTGGGGAGATGGGGGCTCTGgccggctaaagtagctcgcACATCTCTTCgaatccgacgaagtacaagcGTTAAAAGTAATATCCACCTTGTCGCTGTGCAagagcataggtcgccaggttatgctatttatcagacctacGCTAGCAATTGTGATGTGGGGGGCGTCGttgtttacagtgctgaatgtcaaatcgtctatctgctctgccaatagctgtccctaCGATCATTtagcaggcttgaatgccaaagatcgtgatgcacATTAAAGtcatgctgcgcctgtctggtcgactggaaccagtgattcgcagtggacgaagcttcagacctgccaaaatactgtAATAAGGACCGCAACAggctgtctcctgatgtccccgaTACAACAtctacacaacgaggcacacATGCTGCCTGTGagggagcataacaaactgctagGGTGgtaccgcaggcctcacccatacagacacctgcttgagcctgagcgaCCTCCTAGGCACGTCAGGATGCATTTCTCtgcaacttccccgagagtctcGCATAagcttggcacaattacgttctcgATAATGGAGCAGGTTAAGGcacccgcacgacactaaccacttttccacatgccccatcaaacccaatctgtcgaaacagctagtttcttgggcttaccgttagatgagctagacgaagacgaccggtgatgaCTGAATTTAGCACTTCTTTACttgttttattacaatataaatatgaatattcatatatatatatatgtatggattCGTTAATCAAAGATAATCAGGTTctgcaatttcagtttttttttttttttttggcgattgcatttaatgaaatattgCGTAAGAAAAAGGATTCAGAGAAAAAACAGAGAACAACAAAATACGCACGGTTTCGAAAAACAAAGAATTTGGTTCGATAGGACAACTTATATTGACTATACAGGTACTAAAATTTGTATGAGCTCATTAAAAATAGAGAAGATATCGAAGGACAAAAGTCAATTTTACGGATATAAAAAAGACTTTTATCGTCGTATATCCCTTCGAATGGTTCTAAACATGGTGAAAAGATGTTTAGAGGTGTGCTAGACAACAGACTGTTATTCGGCTCAGAGCGAATTAGCTGATGTGGCTTGGAATGAATGCAAGCAATGCCCATACAATACAAATGTGCGAAAATTACTGATTTTATTGTGCGTTATTTAAGGggagtttttgtttaattagaattgttaTTTTTGATTCACGCAatctaataatacgttcacataaagggttttccaataacaagtaGTATTTTGAATAGCCTGCTATTTccgtagatgtcacttttgaacctgtcattttttgacatttgacaagtagaaactacgccattaaaaaaaatttaacgatccatgcttaaacaacgcattgaaattattaaaattcactataaaattggtgaaaatttggcagagatggttcgttgaactcgaacatttttgtgtcatcgtgaagcaccttgtcagaCTGCAATACAGATATTGGTGAAAAATTcaagctgttgggacaagttagtgatgtgaagaataaaacccatgCACGTCCCTCACGAACAGCGAGAATtctgctgttgtagccgaaagtgttgaagacaacccaggtttgtccattcctcgtcgatctttggaattaggcattccacaagtgtcattataccgtattttgcataaggatttgggtcttaaggcttataaagtccagttaacacaaaaactcaagccggccgatcatcaacaacgtcgtgtctttgctgattggatcgttgaaatgcatgaaaatgatccagaattccatcgaaaaatcatcttgagtgatgaggcccatttcaatctcggtggcttcgtcaacaagccaaattgtcggatctgggtcTCAGGAAATCCAAgttttattgttgaaaagcctctcgaGTTTGATCAAACTGTCATTCGAGCACTGCTtatgatttttgtaataaatttattttatgacgAATTTTAATAAACTCAAACCCACCCAGAAAGATGTGTGGAGTATATGGCCAACAAAAACTGCAATTAGAAccctgaaattttgaattttagtgtAAAGTATTCAGTGGAGAATTTTAGATTTTATAAGttgttttggattttattttatttacttttgtgcTCTTTAGCATTTAGTGACCATTAAAGAAATATGTGATAGAGATAATTAGAAAAGTAGTTTGACAGTTCCACGGATTTGTGACCTAAAAATACGATccaaaacattctagaacttgAAAACGATTGAGAATTCAAAATAAGTTACGATACGATTGCTTTGGTTGATTTGACTGCGATTCAGCATATACGATTGACGtgtgatataattttttttcgtatggtTGTTGATCGTTGCACGGATGTGAAGATTCAACCCTCGCTGTAAATGAGTGGGATCTGTGGGATAGCAGTGTTAGATGAGAAAGTCTTTTTGTCCTCGGTAATGTCTTCTATGATATTTTCACAACCCTTGTccttttttttggtatattatGGTAACATTGCCTTTGGTCTTATTATAATCTTTTGGTTTTATTAAAGAAGAAGCTGAATCTTTTTTGGGTGATTCAATTCAATTTCGCTAAGTTCAAAAtgcttataatataaaaattatgaagctTTCAGCAGAACTGCCTTCGTCGTACTTAAGTATTTTCTTCAATGATATTGTATTGAAAGAAAAAGACAAATGTTTCACAAAGCGCAACTATTCAAAATAGCCATCCATTTCTCGACAGTTTTTCGATGTATCGATTAAACATCGctgatacatattatatattaattatatcgATGTTTGACGAtgcatcgatttttttttgttttcgctatTTAGCAGAATTTTTCCATAAgagttattttgaaataaaaatgtttcgtgCAATACTTTCTGTCCGCAACGTTATTTTATGCTCTCGAAAGGGGCCTGGAGTTCTGAAAGCAATCAATAAACAAAGCATAAGAAACAGCCATGTGTGAGTGTTTTGTGCTTTCCAATATGCTGTTACGTTACGTAAAAGTTTTTCAGAGTTTCGTATCGAACAGTTCCAAGCAGTCATTCGAAAATAACTACTGTAGGTGCTGAAATCGTTGGAGCGGCAATGTGGTGGTGGATATTATGGCATTTGTGGCATGAGTATGAACACATTACGGTAGGTTGAAGCTGCAAAAATCTTCCTAATGATTTTCTATCGACTCTGCTTACTTCTTTGTTTGCTTGGCTTTTCCTTATGGCAATACAAGTTTCGCTTATAACGTCGAGATGCGCGAAACAAAGGATATATCCTTCGCAGTGTAAATGGTAAATTGGTCAAAAAGGTTAGGCTAGGGTTTTCTGTTAGAAATATTAGGACTTTTCTAATGAAACGCACGGAAATCGTTGGTGTagtctttattttgattaaactagcaccaacactattcagttaataataGGGCTTGGCTTTCCATTTCTACCACGATCAAGTTgtttataatgtctaagtgcgtggaAAAATGCAGTCACCTTGGCGCCATTGCGCTTATCATTACTGTTACATACAGCGGCTCCTTCTTCATTTGGAAAGAAATAAGAACCGATGATCCCGCCAACGTGTAAAGCGTGCGTAAAATGCACGAAGtgatctatgaacttcgcgaacagatacattttttttcacagtaaatttccacaatgtgggagtgttgttctggcgttaaaccaTTAATGATGACTTGCTAGACCTTACCATAGATAataccttactgaacagaaatgctcccaaaccataattatcgatagttc from Anastrepha ludens isolate Willacy chromosome 5, idAnaLude1.1, whole genome shotgun sequence includes these protein-coding regions:
- the LOC128864262 gene encoding NADH dehydrogenase [ubiquinone] 1 beta subcomplex subunit 2, mitochondrial-like produces the protein MFRAILSVRNVILCSRKGPGVLKAINKQSIRNSHVVSYRTVPSSHSKITTVGAEIVGAAMWWWILWHLWHEYEHITGEFPYPSSSSWTNAELGIPPTKED